The following coding sequences lie in one Paramormyrops kingsleyae isolate MSU_618 chromosome 15, PKINGS_0.4, whole genome shotgun sequence genomic window:
- the aasdh gene encoding beta-alanine-activating enzyme isoform X1 — translation MEMETLHGMVHAAARQYEARVAVKFDSGDDQGCSSLTYNQLLICADELTVLLKKHGVLKEQIIGLCCQPGIRVPIWILGILKLPAAYMPIDLDAPSQQSVRIMEKCGLEFSVIQSDLFQRFLDVFSDSVSVDICSEWPSQGLTLVRIQSYAKQQTKQGEAAEYSAPSAWRCRAGLVGLAYVLHTSGTTGLPKAVKVPHQCIVPNITHLRSLFQITASDVIFMASPLTFDPSVVEIFLALSSGACLLIVPTLIKRIPSKLVNVLFTNHKTTVLQATPTLLARFGRNILQGVLLSEASPLRVLALGGEACPPLSLLRSWRQQGNATRVFNLYGITEVSCWASCYEIPASQLATTTTTDGSSVHLGTPLMGTTMEVKDERGCVVTEGEGQVCIGGERRVCYLGDETEVVPGTMRRTGDWVEVKNSHLYFVGRRDRLVKRHGQQVHLDAVQRALELLPQVHACAVMLCHSRLVAFIVPSTSAGDRALSAEDVQPLAEDGTHSSGYATASSMYLLPELGDPTSNVNHAGFTGDQTSSLGSSFSRDSRGHLTPFPRDLQREILHSLSKLLPSQGVPDTLIPLRMLPTSTHGKVCFEELLDFYSKWRRGSIIVLDKRDSVAGRLQTLWRDALGLPDDAVVSADASFLLSGGDSLQCLRLCDDVASSVGVAPAALLEVLLSGSFSDVVSHVATALFPFENSEITEPTTKGLPNEMPLSRLATKESSKKPSTESPSAQPAKRPSAENHSAEPAKRPSTESSSAQPAKRPSTESPSAEPAKRPSTESPSAEPAKRPSAENHSAEPAKRPSTESPSAEPAKRPSTESPSAEPAKRPSTESPSAEPAKRPSAENHSAEPAKRPSTESPSAEPAKRPSTESPSAEPAKRPSAENHSAEPAKRPSVESPSPEPDKNPLAPCVSHCRFVMLRRAGEVVEMGASLPLLSSQRETLTSRKDLHLQTTERSDAGAPLLNLHVRWTSDTGRCVDASPVLLVTINDHTSACNDLREDRSLEKDEVMVYIGSHSHRFQAVDFSTGDLRWERVLGGRIESSAVVSRCGHFIAVGCYDGQVYFLCADTGGTHWVFSTGDAVKSCPAVDMLTGWVVIGSHDGCVYALDLEARHCIWTHPCGGGGVFSSPCFHPSLRQLYVATLGGRLLSLNADTGAPLWMHSSEKPFFSSPRCCHSHVCIGSVDGNLYGFSHAGEKVWQFSTGGPIFSSPCPMLGTQTDVANQRVLCGSHDGCVYCVNGSDGTLVWRFQTGARVFSCPFAVNGSRWGCTSLVVVSSTDGTVWLLDGDDGALRASLQLPGELFSSPVLWQDSLVVGCRNDLVYCVDIIKQKELNTDSDSGGS, via the exons ATGGAAATGGAAACGCTGCATGGGATGGTGCACGCAGCGGCACGTCAATATGAAGCCAGAGTAGCTGTTAAGTTTGATAGTGGGGACGACCAAGGCTGCTCTTCGTTAACTTATAATCAGCTGTTGATCTGTGCTGATGAACTAACTGTCTTGCTTAAGAAGCACGGTGTTTTAAAAGAACAGATAATTGGCTTGTGCTGTCAGCCAGGGATCAGGGTTCCCATTTGGATACTTGG GATCCTAAAGCTGCCTGCAGCATACATGCCGATTGATCTCGACGCTCCTTCTCAACAGTCGGTTAGGATCATGGAAAAATGCGGGCTAGAGTTCTCCGTAATACAAAGTGATCTATTTCAG AGGTTCCTTGATGTGTTTTCCGATAGTGTATCAGTGGATATCTGTTCAGAGTGGCCGAGTCAGGGCCTGACCCTGGTGAGGATCCAGAGCTATGCAAAGCAGCAAACAAAGCAAGGGGAGGCAGCAGAGTATTCAGCCCCTTCTGCTTGGAGATGTAGGGCAGGCTTGGTGGGTCTGGCCTACGTGCTGCACACTTCAGGGACAACTGGGCTGCCCAAGGCTGTCAAAGTGCCCCACCAGTGCATAGTGCCCAACATCACACACCTCAG ATCTCTTTTTCAGATAACTGCAAGTGATGTCATTTTCATGGCCTCCccgctgacctttgacccctctGTGGTGGAGATATTTTTAGCTTTGTCATCAGGGGCGTGTCTTCTGATTGTCCCAACACTTATTAAAAGGATCCCCTCCAAGCTGGTCAATGTGCTGTTCACCAATCATAAGACAACAGTTTTACAG GCCACGCCCACCTTACTGGCCCGCTTTGGCAGGAATAtcctgcagggggtgctgctTTCAGAAGCCTCCCCTCTGCGTGTGTTGGCCCTGGGGGGCGAGGCCTGTCCCCCCCTGTCCCTTCTCCGGAGCTGGAGGCAGCAGGGCAATGCGACGCGTGTGTTCAATCTGTATGGCATCACCGAGGTCTCCTGTTGGGCCAGCTGTTACGAGATTCCTGCAAGCCAGTTGGCCACCACCACTACCAC GGATGGTTCATCTGTGCATCTTGGAACACCATTGATGGGCACTACCATGGAAGTGAAGGATGAGAGAGGCTGTGTTGTCACTGAAGGAGAAGGACAGGTGTGCATAG GAGGGGAGCGTAGGGTGTGTTACCTGGGTGATGAAACAGAAGTGGTGCCAGGGACTATGAGGAGAACAGGTGACTGGGTGGAGGTGAAGAACTCCCATCTTTACTTTGTGGGCAGGAGGGACCGGCTGGTCAAACGGCATGGGCAACAGGTGCACCTAGATGCCGTCCAGAGG GCACTAGAGCTGTTGCCTCAGGTACATGCTTGTGCAGTGATGCTCTGTCACAGCAGACTGGTGGCTTTTATAGTTCCAAGCACTTCCGCTGGAGATCGTGCACTTTCAGCTGAAGATGTCCAGCCTCTTGCTGAAGATGGCACCCATtcatctggatatgccacagctTCCTCCATGTATCTCCTGCCGGAACTTGGAGATCCTACCTCCAACGTGAACCATGCCGGCTTTACTGGTGACCAGACGTCTTCTTTGGGAAGTTCGTTTTCTAGAGACTCTCGTGGTCATCTCACCCCATTTCCCAGAGACCTTCAGAGAGAAATACTGCATAGTCTCTCCAAACTGTTGCCCTCTCAAGGTGTTCCAGATACCCTGATACCTCTCAGGATGCTACCTACATCCACACATG GTAAGGTATGCTTTGAAGAGCTACTGGATTTCTACAGTAAATGGAGAAGAGGATCCATCATTGTGCTGGATAAACGGGATTCTGTAGCTGGCAGACTGCAAACACTCTGGAGG GATGCGTTGGGCCTTCCAGACGATGCAGTCGTTTCTGCAGATGCCAGCTTCTTGCTCAGCGGAGGAGACTCCTTGCAGTGTCTGCGTCTCTGCGATGACGTCGCTTCCTCCGTGGGCGTGGCCCCAGCAGCTCTGCTGGAGGTCCTCCTCAGTGGCTCTTTCTCTGATGTCGTCTCTCACGTTGCCACAGCATTATTTCCATTTGAGAATTCAGAGATAACTGAACCAACCACTAAGGGACTCCCGAATGAAATGCCATTGTCAAGACTAGCCACAAAAGAGTCATCTAAGAAACCATCCACAGAGTCTCCCTCAGCACAACCAGCTAAGAGACCATCAGCAGAGAATCACTCAGCAGAACCAGCTAAGAGACCATCCACAGAGTCTTCCTCAGCACAACCAGCTAAGAGACCATCCACAGAGTCTCCCTCAGCAGAACCAGCTAAGAGACCATCCACAGAGTCTCCCTCAGCAGAACCAGCTAAGAGACCATCAGCAGAGAATCACTCAGCAGAACCAGCTAAGAGACCATCCACAGAGTCTCCCTCAGCAGAACCAGCTAAGAGACCATCCACAGAGTCTCCCTCAGCAGAACCAGCTAAGAGACCATCCACAGAGTCTCCCTCAGCAGAACCAGCTAAGAGACCATCAGCAGAGAATCACTCAGCAGAACCAGCTAAGAGACCATCCACAGAGTCTCCCTCAGCAGAACCAGCTAAGAGACCATCCACAGAGTCTCCCTCAGCAGAACCAGCTAAGAGACCATCAGCAGAGAATCACTCAGCAGAACCAGCTAAGAGACCATCAGTAGAGTCTCCGTCCCCAGAACCAGATAAAAATCCATTAGCACCTTGTGTTTCTCATTGCAGATTTGTAATGCTGAGGAGAGCAGGTGAAGTTGTAGAAATGGGTGCTTCACTTCCATTACTGAGCAGCCAAAGAGAGACTCTGACTTCCCGTAAAGATCTTCACTTGCAGACCACTGAGAGGTCAGATGCTGGCGCACCGCTGCTGAACTTGCACGTGCGATGGACATCAGACACTGGACGCTGTGTGGATGCATCCCCTGTGCTGCTGGTGACCATAAATGACCATACCTCAGCCTGCAATGACCTCAGAGAGGACCGATCCTTGGAGAAGGATGAGGTCATGGTTTACATCGGATCACACTCCCACAGATTTCAGGCCGTGGACTTCTCCACGGGAGACCTGAGGTGGGAGCGGGTTCTGGGGGGCAGGATCGAGTCCTCGGCCGTAGTCAGCAGATGTGGCCACTTCATTGCTGTCG GATGCTACGACGGCCAGGTGTACTTCCTGTGTGCAGACACTGGAGGGACCCACTGGGTGTTTAGCACAGGAGATGCAGTGAAGAGCTGCCCTGCAGTGGACATGCTCACTGGCTGGGTGGTGATCGGGTCCCACGATGGTTGTGTTTACGCCCTCGATCTGGAG GCTCGGCACTGTATCTGGACGCACCcctgtggtggtgggggggtgttctCCTCCCCATGTTTTCACCCCTCCCTCCGGCAGCTCTATGTGGCAACGCTGGGTGGGCGGCTACTTTCTCTGAATGCA GACACCGGCGCCCCCTTGTGGATGCACAGCAGTGAAAAGCCCTTCTTCTCGTCCCCGCGATGCTGTCACAGCCATGTGTGTATTGGTTCTGTGGATGGAAACCTGTATGGCTTCAGCCACGCTGGTGAGAAG GTCTGGCAGTTCTCCACTGGTGGACCCATATTCTCATCTCCATGTCCCATGCTCGGCACTCAGACAGATGTAGCCAATCAGAGGGTGCTGTGTGGGTCACATGATGGCTGTGTTTACTGTGTGAACGGCAGTGACGGGACGCTGGTGTGGCGCTTTCAGACCGGAGCCCGGGTCTTCTCCTGCCCCTTCGCCGTTAACGGTTCCCGGTGGGGTTGCACGTCACTGGTGGTGGTCTCCTCCACAGATGGGACTGTGTGGCTCCTGGATGGAGATGACGGAGCCCTTAGGGCCTCCCTGCAGCTTCCCGGGGAGCTCTTCTCATCCCCCGTACTTTGGCAGGACTCACTAGTTGTGGGCTGCAGGAACGACCTCGTTTACTGCGTAGACATCATCAAGCAGAAAGAACTGAATACAGATTCGGACTCAGGAGGGTCGTAG
- the aasdh gene encoding beta-alanine-activating enzyme isoform X2, with amino-acid sequence MPIDLDAPSQQSVRIMEKCGLEFSVIQSDLFQRFLDVFSDSVSVDICSEWPSQGLTLVRIQSYAKQQTKQGEAAEYSAPSAWRCRAGLVGLAYVLHTSGTTGLPKAVKVPHQCIVPNITHLRSLFQITASDVIFMASPLTFDPSVVEIFLALSSGACLLIVPTLIKRIPSKLVNVLFTNHKTTVLQATPTLLARFGRNILQGVLLSEASPLRVLALGGEACPPLSLLRSWRQQGNATRVFNLYGITEVSCWASCYEIPASQLATTTTTDGSSVHLGTPLMGTTMEVKDERGCVVTEGEGQVCIGGERRVCYLGDETEVVPGTMRRTGDWVEVKNSHLYFVGRRDRLVKRHGQQVHLDAVQRALELLPQVHACAVMLCHSRLVAFIVPSTSAGDRALSAEDVQPLAEDGTHSSGYATASSMYLLPELGDPTSNVNHAGFTGDQTSSLGSSFSRDSRGHLTPFPRDLQREILHSLSKLLPSQGVPDTLIPLRMLPTSTHGKVCFEELLDFYSKWRRGSIIVLDKRDSVAGRLQTLWRDALGLPDDAVVSADASFLLSGGDSLQCLRLCDDVASSVGVAPAALLEVLLSGSFSDVVSHVATALFPFENSEITEPTTKGLPNEMPLSRLATKESSKKPSTESPSAQPAKRPSAENHSAEPAKRPSTESSSAQPAKRPSTESPSAEPAKRPSTESPSAEPAKRPSAENHSAEPAKRPSTESPSAEPAKRPSTESPSAEPAKRPSTESPSAEPAKRPSAENHSAEPAKRPSTESPSAEPAKRPSTESPSAEPAKRPSAENHSAEPAKRPSVESPSPEPDKNPLAPCVSHCRFVMLRRAGEVVEMGASLPLLSSQRETLTSRKDLHLQTTERSDAGAPLLNLHVRWTSDTGRCVDASPVLLVTINDHTSACNDLREDRSLEKDEVMVYIGSHSHRFQAVDFSTGDLRWERVLGGRIESSAVVSRCGHFIAVGCYDGQVYFLCADTGGTHWVFSTGDAVKSCPAVDMLTGWVVIGSHDGCVYALDLEARHCIWTHPCGGGGVFSSPCFHPSLRQLYVATLGGRLLSLNADTGAPLWMHSSEKPFFSSPRCCHSHVCIGSVDGNLYGFSHAGEKVWQFSTGGPIFSSPCPMLGTQTDVANQRVLCGSHDGCVYCVNGSDGTLVWRFQTGARVFSCPFAVNGSRWGCTSLVVVSSTDGTVWLLDGDDGALRASLQLPGELFSSPVLWQDSLVVGCRNDLVYCVDIIKQKELNTDSDSGGS; translated from the exons ATGCCGATTGATCTCGACGCTCCTTCTCAACAGTCGGTTAGGATCATGGAAAAATGCGGGCTAGAGTTCTCCGTAATACAAAGTGATCTATTTCAG AGGTTCCTTGATGTGTTTTCCGATAGTGTATCAGTGGATATCTGTTCAGAGTGGCCGAGTCAGGGCCTGACCCTGGTGAGGATCCAGAGCTATGCAAAGCAGCAAACAAAGCAAGGGGAGGCAGCAGAGTATTCAGCCCCTTCTGCTTGGAGATGTAGGGCAGGCTTGGTGGGTCTGGCCTACGTGCTGCACACTTCAGGGACAACTGGGCTGCCCAAGGCTGTCAAAGTGCCCCACCAGTGCATAGTGCCCAACATCACACACCTCAG ATCTCTTTTTCAGATAACTGCAAGTGATGTCATTTTCATGGCCTCCccgctgacctttgacccctctGTGGTGGAGATATTTTTAGCTTTGTCATCAGGGGCGTGTCTTCTGATTGTCCCAACACTTATTAAAAGGATCCCCTCCAAGCTGGTCAATGTGCTGTTCACCAATCATAAGACAACAGTTTTACAG GCCACGCCCACCTTACTGGCCCGCTTTGGCAGGAATAtcctgcagggggtgctgctTTCAGAAGCCTCCCCTCTGCGTGTGTTGGCCCTGGGGGGCGAGGCCTGTCCCCCCCTGTCCCTTCTCCGGAGCTGGAGGCAGCAGGGCAATGCGACGCGTGTGTTCAATCTGTATGGCATCACCGAGGTCTCCTGTTGGGCCAGCTGTTACGAGATTCCTGCAAGCCAGTTGGCCACCACCACTACCAC GGATGGTTCATCTGTGCATCTTGGAACACCATTGATGGGCACTACCATGGAAGTGAAGGATGAGAGAGGCTGTGTTGTCACTGAAGGAGAAGGACAGGTGTGCATAG GAGGGGAGCGTAGGGTGTGTTACCTGGGTGATGAAACAGAAGTGGTGCCAGGGACTATGAGGAGAACAGGTGACTGGGTGGAGGTGAAGAACTCCCATCTTTACTTTGTGGGCAGGAGGGACCGGCTGGTCAAACGGCATGGGCAACAGGTGCACCTAGATGCCGTCCAGAGG GCACTAGAGCTGTTGCCTCAGGTACATGCTTGTGCAGTGATGCTCTGTCACAGCAGACTGGTGGCTTTTATAGTTCCAAGCACTTCCGCTGGAGATCGTGCACTTTCAGCTGAAGATGTCCAGCCTCTTGCTGAAGATGGCACCCATtcatctggatatgccacagctTCCTCCATGTATCTCCTGCCGGAACTTGGAGATCCTACCTCCAACGTGAACCATGCCGGCTTTACTGGTGACCAGACGTCTTCTTTGGGAAGTTCGTTTTCTAGAGACTCTCGTGGTCATCTCACCCCATTTCCCAGAGACCTTCAGAGAGAAATACTGCATAGTCTCTCCAAACTGTTGCCCTCTCAAGGTGTTCCAGATACCCTGATACCTCTCAGGATGCTACCTACATCCACACATG GTAAGGTATGCTTTGAAGAGCTACTGGATTTCTACAGTAAATGGAGAAGAGGATCCATCATTGTGCTGGATAAACGGGATTCTGTAGCTGGCAGACTGCAAACACTCTGGAGG GATGCGTTGGGCCTTCCAGACGATGCAGTCGTTTCTGCAGATGCCAGCTTCTTGCTCAGCGGAGGAGACTCCTTGCAGTGTCTGCGTCTCTGCGATGACGTCGCTTCCTCCGTGGGCGTGGCCCCAGCAGCTCTGCTGGAGGTCCTCCTCAGTGGCTCTTTCTCTGATGTCGTCTCTCACGTTGCCACAGCATTATTTCCATTTGAGAATTCAGAGATAACTGAACCAACCACTAAGGGACTCCCGAATGAAATGCCATTGTCAAGACTAGCCACAAAAGAGTCATCTAAGAAACCATCCACAGAGTCTCCCTCAGCACAACCAGCTAAGAGACCATCAGCAGAGAATCACTCAGCAGAACCAGCTAAGAGACCATCCACAGAGTCTTCCTCAGCACAACCAGCTAAGAGACCATCCACAGAGTCTCCCTCAGCAGAACCAGCTAAGAGACCATCCACAGAGTCTCCCTCAGCAGAACCAGCTAAGAGACCATCAGCAGAGAATCACTCAGCAGAACCAGCTAAGAGACCATCCACAGAGTCTCCCTCAGCAGAACCAGCTAAGAGACCATCCACAGAGTCTCCCTCAGCAGAACCAGCTAAGAGACCATCCACAGAGTCTCCCTCAGCAGAACCAGCTAAGAGACCATCAGCAGAGAATCACTCAGCAGAACCAGCTAAGAGACCATCCACAGAGTCTCCCTCAGCAGAACCAGCTAAGAGACCATCCACAGAGTCTCCCTCAGCAGAACCAGCTAAGAGACCATCAGCAGAGAATCACTCAGCAGAACCAGCTAAGAGACCATCAGTAGAGTCTCCGTCCCCAGAACCAGATAAAAATCCATTAGCACCTTGTGTTTCTCATTGCAGATTTGTAATGCTGAGGAGAGCAGGTGAAGTTGTAGAAATGGGTGCTTCACTTCCATTACTGAGCAGCCAAAGAGAGACTCTGACTTCCCGTAAAGATCTTCACTTGCAGACCACTGAGAGGTCAGATGCTGGCGCACCGCTGCTGAACTTGCACGTGCGATGGACATCAGACACTGGACGCTGTGTGGATGCATCCCCTGTGCTGCTGGTGACCATAAATGACCATACCTCAGCCTGCAATGACCTCAGAGAGGACCGATCCTTGGAGAAGGATGAGGTCATGGTTTACATCGGATCACACTCCCACAGATTTCAGGCCGTGGACTTCTCCACGGGAGACCTGAGGTGGGAGCGGGTTCTGGGGGGCAGGATCGAGTCCTCGGCCGTAGTCAGCAGATGTGGCCACTTCATTGCTGTCG GATGCTACGACGGCCAGGTGTACTTCCTGTGTGCAGACACTGGAGGGACCCACTGGGTGTTTAGCACAGGAGATGCAGTGAAGAGCTGCCCTGCAGTGGACATGCTCACTGGCTGGGTGGTGATCGGGTCCCACGATGGTTGTGTTTACGCCCTCGATCTGGAG GCTCGGCACTGTATCTGGACGCACCcctgtggtggtgggggggtgttctCCTCCCCATGTTTTCACCCCTCCCTCCGGCAGCTCTATGTGGCAACGCTGGGTGGGCGGCTACTTTCTCTGAATGCA GACACCGGCGCCCCCTTGTGGATGCACAGCAGTGAAAAGCCCTTCTTCTCGTCCCCGCGATGCTGTCACAGCCATGTGTGTATTGGTTCTGTGGATGGAAACCTGTATGGCTTCAGCCACGCTGGTGAGAAG GTCTGGCAGTTCTCCACTGGTGGACCCATATTCTCATCTCCATGTCCCATGCTCGGCACTCAGACAGATGTAGCCAATCAGAGGGTGCTGTGTGGGTCACATGATGGCTGTGTTTACTGTGTGAACGGCAGTGACGGGACGCTGGTGTGGCGCTTTCAGACCGGAGCCCGGGTCTTCTCCTGCCCCTTCGCCGTTAACGGTTCCCGGTGGGGTTGCACGTCACTGGTGGTGGTCTCCTCCACAGATGGGACTGTGTGGCTCCTGGATGGAGATGACGGAGCCCTTAGGGCCTCCCTGCAGCTTCCCGGGGAGCTCTTCTCATCCCCCGTACTTTGGCAGGACTCACTAGTTGTGGGCTGCAGGAACGACCTCGTTTACTGCGTAGACATCATCAAGCAGAAAGAACTGAATACAGATTCGGACTCAGGAGGGTCGTAG
- the aasdh gene encoding beta-alanine-activating enzyme isoform X3 produces the protein MASPLTFDPSVVEIFLALSSGACLLIVPTLIKRIPSKLVNVLFTNHKTTVLQATPTLLARFGRNILQGVLLSEASPLRVLALGGEACPPLSLLRSWRQQGNATRVFNLYGITEVSCWASCYEIPASQLATTTTTDGSSVHLGTPLMGTTMEVKDERGCVVTEGEGQVCIGGERRVCYLGDETEVVPGTMRRTGDWVEVKNSHLYFVGRRDRLVKRHGQQVHLDAVQRALELLPQVHACAVMLCHSRLVAFIVPSTSAGDRALSAEDVQPLAEDGTHSSGYATASSMYLLPELGDPTSNVNHAGFTGDQTSSLGSSFSRDSRGHLTPFPRDLQREILHSLSKLLPSQGVPDTLIPLRMLPTSTHGKVCFEELLDFYSKWRRGSIIVLDKRDSVAGRLQTLWRDALGLPDDAVVSADASFLLSGGDSLQCLRLCDDVASSVGVAPAALLEVLLSGSFSDVVSHVATALFPFENSEITEPTTKGLPNEMPLSRLATKESSKKPSTESPSAQPAKRPSAENHSAEPAKRPSTESSSAQPAKRPSTESPSAEPAKRPSTESPSAEPAKRPSAENHSAEPAKRPSTESPSAEPAKRPSTESPSAEPAKRPSTESPSAEPAKRPSAENHSAEPAKRPSTESPSAEPAKRPSTESPSAEPAKRPSAENHSAEPAKRPSVESPSPEPDKNPLAPCVSHCRFVMLRRAGEVVEMGASLPLLSSQRETLTSRKDLHLQTTERSDAGAPLLNLHVRWTSDTGRCVDASPVLLVTINDHTSACNDLREDRSLEKDEVMVYIGSHSHRFQAVDFSTGDLRWERVLGGRIESSAVVSRCGHFIAVGCYDGQVYFLCADTGGTHWVFSTGDAVKSCPAVDMLTGWVVIGSHDGCVYALDLEARHCIWTHPCGGGGVFSSPCFHPSLRQLYVATLGGRLLSLNADTGAPLWMHSSEKPFFSSPRCCHSHVCIGSVDGNLYGFSHAGEKVWQFSTGGPIFSSPCPMLGTQTDVANQRVLCGSHDGCVYCVNGSDGTLVWRFQTGARVFSCPFAVNGSRWGCTSLVVVSSTDGTVWLLDGDDGALRASLQLPGELFSSPVLWQDSLVVGCRNDLVYCVDIIKQKELNTDSDSGGS, from the exons ATGGCCTCCccgctgacctttgacccctctGTGGTGGAGATATTTTTAGCTTTGTCATCAGGGGCGTGTCTTCTGATTGTCCCAACACTTATTAAAAGGATCCCCTCCAAGCTGGTCAATGTGCTGTTCACCAATCATAAGACAACAGTTTTACAG GCCACGCCCACCTTACTGGCCCGCTTTGGCAGGAATAtcctgcagggggtgctgctTTCAGAAGCCTCCCCTCTGCGTGTGTTGGCCCTGGGGGGCGAGGCCTGTCCCCCCCTGTCCCTTCTCCGGAGCTGGAGGCAGCAGGGCAATGCGACGCGTGTGTTCAATCTGTATGGCATCACCGAGGTCTCCTGTTGGGCCAGCTGTTACGAGATTCCTGCAAGCCAGTTGGCCACCACCACTACCAC GGATGGTTCATCTGTGCATCTTGGAACACCATTGATGGGCACTACCATGGAAGTGAAGGATGAGAGAGGCTGTGTTGTCACTGAAGGAGAAGGACAGGTGTGCATAG GAGGGGAGCGTAGGGTGTGTTACCTGGGTGATGAAACAGAAGTGGTGCCAGGGACTATGAGGAGAACAGGTGACTGGGTGGAGGTGAAGAACTCCCATCTTTACTTTGTGGGCAGGAGGGACCGGCTGGTCAAACGGCATGGGCAACAGGTGCACCTAGATGCCGTCCAGAGG GCACTAGAGCTGTTGCCTCAGGTACATGCTTGTGCAGTGATGCTCTGTCACAGCAGACTGGTGGCTTTTATAGTTCCAAGCACTTCCGCTGGAGATCGTGCACTTTCAGCTGAAGATGTCCAGCCTCTTGCTGAAGATGGCACCCATtcatctggatatgccacagctTCCTCCATGTATCTCCTGCCGGAACTTGGAGATCCTACCTCCAACGTGAACCATGCCGGCTTTACTGGTGACCAGACGTCTTCTTTGGGAAGTTCGTTTTCTAGAGACTCTCGTGGTCATCTCACCCCATTTCCCAGAGACCTTCAGAGAGAAATACTGCATAGTCTCTCCAAACTGTTGCCCTCTCAAGGTGTTCCAGATACCCTGATACCTCTCAGGATGCTACCTACATCCACACATG GTAAGGTATGCTTTGAAGAGCTACTGGATTTCTACAGTAAATGGAGAAGAGGATCCATCATTGTGCTGGATAAACGGGATTCTGTAGCTGGCAGACTGCAAACACTCTGGAGG GATGCGTTGGGCCTTCCAGACGATGCAGTCGTTTCTGCAGATGCCAGCTTCTTGCTCAGCGGAGGAGACTCCTTGCAGTGTCTGCGTCTCTGCGATGACGTCGCTTCCTCCGTGGGCGTGGCCCCAGCAGCTCTGCTGGAGGTCCTCCTCAGTGGCTCTTTCTCTGATGTCGTCTCTCACGTTGCCACAGCATTATTTCCATTTGAGAATTCAGAGATAACTGAACCAACCACTAAGGGACTCCCGAATGAAATGCCATTGTCAAGACTAGCCACAAAAGAGTCATCTAAGAAACCATCCACAGAGTCTCCCTCAGCACAACCAGCTAAGAGACCATCAGCAGAGAATCACTCAGCAGAACCAGCTAAGAGACCATCCACAGAGTCTTCCTCAGCACAACCAGCTAAGAGACCATCCACAGAGTCTCCCTCAGCAGAACCAGCTAAGAGACCATCCACAGAGTCTCCCTCAGCAGAACCAGCTAAGAGACCATCAGCAGAGAATCACTCAGCAGAACCAGCTAAGAGACCATCCACAGAGTCTCCCTCAGCAGAACCAGCTAAGAGACCATCCACAGAGTCTCCCTCAGCAGAACCAGCTAAGAGACCATCCACAGAGTCTCCCTCAGCAGAACCAGCTAAGAGACCATCAGCAGAGAATCACTCAGCAGAACCAGCTAAGAGACCATCCACAGAGTCTCCCTCAGCAGAACCAGCTAAGAGACCATCCACAGAGTCTCCCTCAGCAGAACCAGCTAAGAGACCATCAGCAGAGAATCACTCAGCAGAACCAGCTAAGAGACCATCAGTAGAGTCTCCGTCCCCAGAACCAGATAAAAATCCATTAGCACCTTGTGTTTCTCATTGCAGATTTGTAATGCTGAGGAGAGCAGGTGAAGTTGTAGAAATGGGTGCTTCACTTCCATTACTGAGCAGCCAAAGAGAGACTCTGACTTCCCGTAAAGATCTTCACTTGCAGACCACTGAGAGGTCAGATGCTGGCGCACCGCTGCTGAACTTGCACGTGCGATGGACATCAGACACTGGACGCTGTGTGGATGCATCCCCTGTGCTGCTGGTGACCATAAATGACCATACCTCAGCCTGCAATGACCTCAGAGAGGACCGATCCTTGGAGAAGGATGAGGTCATGGTTTACATCGGATCACACTCCCACAGATTTCAGGCCGTGGACTTCTCCACGGGAGACCTGAGGTGGGAGCGGGTTCTGGGGGGCAGGATCGAGTCCTCGGCCGTAGTCAGCAGATGTGGCCACTTCATTGCTGTCG GATGCTACGACGGCCAGGTGTACTTCCTGTGTGCAGACACTGGAGGGACCCACTGGGTGTTTAGCACAGGAGATGCAGTGAAGAGCTGCCCTGCAGTGGACATGCTCACTGGCTGGGTGGTGATCGGGTCCCACGATGGTTGTGTTTACGCCCTCGATCTGGAG GCTCGGCACTGTATCTGGACGCACCcctgtggtggtgggggggtgttctCCTCCCCATGTTTTCACCCCTCCCTCCGGCAGCTCTATGTGGCAACGCTGGGTGGGCGGCTACTTTCTCTGAATGCA GACACCGGCGCCCCCTTGTGGATGCACAGCAGTGAAAAGCCCTTCTTCTCGTCCCCGCGATGCTGTCACAGCCATGTGTGTATTGGTTCTGTGGATGGAAACCTGTATGGCTTCAGCCACGCTGGTGAGAAG GTCTGGCAGTTCTCCACTGGTGGACCCATATTCTCATCTCCATGTCCCATGCTCGGCACTCAGACAGATGTAGCCAATCAGAGGGTGCTGTGTGGGTCACATGATGGCTGTGTTTACTGTGTGAACGGCAGTGACGGGACGCTGGTGTGGCGCTTTCAGACCGGAGCCCGGGTCTTCTCCTGCCCCTTCGCCGTTAACGGTTCCCGGTGGGGTTGCACGTCACTGGTGGTGGTCTCCTCCACAGATGGGACTGTGTGGCTCCTGGATGGAGATGACGGAGCCCTTAGGGCCTCCCTGCAGCTTCCCGGGGAGCTCTTCTCATCCCCCGTACTTTGGCAGGACTCACTAGTTGTGGGCTGCAGGAACGACCTCGTTTACTGCGTAGACATCATCAAGCAGAAAGAACTGAATACAGATTCGGACTCAGGAGGGTCGTAG